The following are encoded in a window of Cervus canadensis isolate Bull #8, Minnesota chromosome 11, ASM1932006v1, whole genome shotgun sequence genomic DNA:
- the APOA1 gene encoding apolipoprotein A-I, with protein sequence MKAVVLTLAVLFLTGSQARHFWQHDDPQSSWDRVKDFATVYVEAIKDSGREYVAQFEASALGKQLNLKLLDNWDSLASTLTKVREQLGPVTQEFWDNLEKETASLRQEMSKDLEEVKQKVQPYLDEFQKKWHEEVEIYRQKVAPLGEEFREGARQKLQELQDKLSPLAQEIRDRARAHVETLRQQLAPYSDDLRQRLTARLEALKEGGGSLAEYHAKASEQLKALGEKAKPALEDLRQGLLPVLESLKVSILAAIDEASKKLNAQ encoded by the exons ATGAAAGCCGTGGTGCTGACCTTGGCTGTGCTCTTCCTCACGG ggAGCCAGGCTCGGCATTTCTGGCAGCATGATGACCCCCAGTCATCCTGGGATCGGGTGAAGGATTTTGCCACCGTGTATGTGGAAGCAATCAAGGATAGTGGCAGAGAATATGTGGCCCAATTTGAAGCCTCCGCTTTGGGAAAACAGCTCAA CCTGAAACTCCTGGACAACTGGGACAGCCTGGCCAGCACGTTGACCAAAGTGCGTGAACAGCTGGGCCCGGTGACCCAGGAGTTCTGGGACAACCTGGAGAAGGAGACCGCGTCGCTGAGGCAGGAGATGAGCAAGGACCTGGAGGAGGTGAAGCAGAAGGTTCAGCCCTACCTGGACGAGTTCCAGAAGAAGTGGCACGAGGAGGTGGAGATCTACCGCCAGAAGGTGGCGCCGCTGGGCGAGGAGTTTCGCGAGGGCGCGCGCcagaagctgcaggagctgcaggacaAGCTGAGCCCGCTGGCCCAGGAGATCCGCGACCGCGCGCGCGCCCACGTGGAGACGCTGCGGCAGCAGCTGGCGCCCTACAGCGACGACCTGCGCCAGCGGCTGACCGCGCGCCTGGAGGCGCTGAAGGAGGGCGGCGGCAGCCTGGCCGAGTACCACGCCAAGGCCAGCGAGCAGCTGAAGGCGCTGGGCGAGAAGGCCAAGCCGGCGCTGGAGGACCTCCGCCAGGGCTTGCTGCCCGTGCTGGAGAGCCTTAAGGTCAGCATCCTGGCCGCCATCGACGAGGCCTCCAAGAAGCTGAACGCCCAGTGA